The segment TCAGCATTAGGGTCAAAAGGTCAATGCCccacgaatattttttttagatttatcaaTGGGCTATGAACATAAACTGTATTAATTGGAAGCATTAGCtttctaaaaagtaaaataaagtctattggcagatgatgaaaaggtctgtttctgtagcccatggttaacaaggttgtcatgtcaccagcacaatgaccaaccgcctttcctttTCCCTAACTTatattaggtacccattagagctgggttgactccGAGGTAcgctaaagatcccgaaattaaaatacctgttttcagaagattaaatgtttagtttctctttatgttactacaactttttatttgttataactttttttttttattgaatattaacatTTCATGAATTATTACATGACACTTATCATTTTGCAGGGCCGTACACATATATGTAAAATACATGCTAGATCTATGAGTGTAGAGAAAGATATTCGTTATGAGCTGCTGGCTAGATTATGCCCAAACAGTACAGGTATGTATTcacattattatgtttatatttatggGGTAATGAACAATGTTAAAAGAGTGTGATGTTTAGCTGTTTTGGATAAAATCTCTTGGCTCCCTATCAATGGGGCTTGAGCTCAAATCTTAATTGAGcttagttgtgtttgctgagcctcTAAATGCAGTACAGAAACCTTTTTACTCCAAGTTTCCACTATAAGAGATTAGACCATGAGCaagttataagcatgaaagatgcgctctataaaaaaataattagaaaaataaaggaATAACTTGTAGTGAATGGAAAGAGCAAGGATATTTATttggtaaaaaattaaatgactcCAGATTAATACATTAAAATCCTAAATAAGAACCCTTAAAATGCAAAGTGGCGAAACTTTATTGAAAGCTTATAATCAGCCACTACATAAAACATTCACTAACCCTAACCATATGACAATCAATGACTACAAAACATTTATGGCTGCCTTTTAGCCTTTTAAGCCAACAATCAGTTGCCTGATTGCAACTTGCTTAGAACATAAGACTCCATAAAGTTATTAGAGCTATTGAAACTATTTTACCAAGCTGGGTTCAAAGAAGTACtcaaatttaatgttgagaTATTACAGTGAGACTTTCCTAATCCTATTTGATGTTGAGATGAGACTTTGCTAGTCATATTTGGTGTTGAGACATTACATTGAGATTTTCCTAGTCATACTTTGATGTTTAGACTTGactactttctctttcttccattCAAGTTTATACTTTCACTCTGCAATCTAATACTTGATACTATTTCTATTATTGACAAATTCATGTATGATAGcaattacttcattttaatGTACATTAGCTTTAAAAACTGTGTATTCATCATAATGTAGTTACCACAATGAgagaattaaatttgtaaacaataactgtttacaaatttaattctcTCACAAACTATGTTCTTTCCTCTCAACAAACACTCTTAATGTTAATGTCTTCTCATCTACTCTTGATAATGGTATACAGAAGTAAACCTAGATTTCCATTTGAATCAACTTACATTAAAAGagaaattcttcttcttcttcttcgttctcattgttatgttggagtgttcatatgactagttccaattttgagcttgcgttatatgtgttgtcgcattctgttgtgtccagtcctgagtcaaaagacgttggtcttgtcgggatagcttatagtaagcgtcatctttcttgtgatttggatgagagctcgtccatttctcatttattttatgtacaattaatttcttcatttcttctggatagagtgcagagtttatttgtgagttggttctcccactcttggcgagtgtgtcagccttctcattttcttctagttgtatatgagctggtatccattgataacagtttttttgctgttgttgttgagctttgtaagtgctgttctgaggtgtttaatataagaggaatcagagttttgcaacctttggagggttgttttcgcatcggttagaaagacaatctgactttGTGGGGAACTttgatgatttgctagcatggtagcagctagtgctagtgcttccctttctgctcggTGACAGTccgagagctctccagttgcaatggatttttctagttttcctccatctggccatttgataagtattccagctcctccatttgtggtggctttatgggatgagccatccgtgtaaaatctgatccactgattgctagggtaattggtatgtagaaaacagttcactatttccttgagctctgttaacagattttctttttatgttttcaatatggtcccttatagtaggaagagggctttcgtcccagggtggagattcattatagtttattgaggattccagagtaattttttcaagttggtgtttcttttttaggcttagagattcctgtatgaaattggtccttttgagatggtttttgtgccagttttgtgcaGCGGTTttctccatagctcttatgggtgttgttttcattgctcctgtcattatccttagaccaatattttgaaccttgtctatttttcttaggttggtttgggctgctgaccCCCCCCCATGCCGTGGTTATAAGAGAAATAAATCTGAatagtatttatttagaatcttGTCATACTGATTATTTTGATAGTGACTCCATATTGTCTgtgtttttatgctttttttctaagttttgaattaatcatttgtttgttaatgcattggttaaaaaacaagaggtctattgttgtttttttatttttacttttttatttgcttttatcAATAGGAGTGGAAATTCGTAGTGTTGGCACAGAAGCTGGAATGTTTGCTATCAGGGTTCATAGGAAGATGGCTACAGAGAAAGATTTTCTGGAAGCAGTAAATAAAGTCATCAAAGCCTACGCCAAATCTAGTGCAACTCCTTGCTACATGacttacaatgaaatcaattgTAGCTTGATAGAAATGTCTACtagagaatcagtacagaacttGTGTTTACTCACTGATCTGACTTTAAACTTAAGTGAATCATTGTTTGTATtcatgatgttttattttaacttattaaatCATGGTATCTTTCTTATTAAATATGTTGTCAGTGTGGTTTTTACTTTTGTCAGTAATTTGTTCCATCTGGATGTTCCTTTGCAATTTAAGATTATTGCatcccaaacctcctgcaggatagcTGGGAATGAGTATGGGCATTTCATCTAGTAGGGTAGCTAATAGAATCTGAACATGAATGAACTAGATCAGTGTGCTTGATACTCAGGGCATTAAAAAGCAATGCATGAACAGTACCCAGATGTGGCTTAATATCAATTGATAAAGACACTAGAAAGCATTATgaaaataattcttcaaaaaTCAAGTgtacagaaataattttttgggTAAATAGGTTGGCATGTCTTGAgcttatttaaaacataaaaatatatttttaaaaatttagacaaTTAGGTTCCAAACCAAATTGTTGTCAttcaagtttgtaaaattaggcttctaattactattactattacaaTATAAGTACTTGCTTAAATCAATAAGATTTGAGCATTTCTTGTGTAACTGTTAACAGTTAGTTGAAAATAAGATTTGAGCATTTCTTGTGTAACAGTTAACAGTTAGTTGAAAATGTAATAATGCTGAAAAACGTGCTGCAAATAGTAACAGAGGATctagacatttaaatatttatgctaaataaattttaactttGGGATGCTGTGGGTGAGAGGTTAAGTGCTTGTCTTCCAAAATGAGGGGATCTAAGGGTTCAAATGTTGCTGAAGAATGGGATATTTGATTCTTAAGATGcctgagcccctcctgcccaaagcttactggttaaggcgccagttactcgcctttgccccttctcctgttagtgagaacagttccgccggactcaatatctgagccacacatgaaggccatgagttggactggttgtcagaggctattcgaGATGCATGCCATTTGGAAgaattttataggtagtggagtgctttcatccattaccacttccggctaTGACAActtgctggctacccacctaggagaaggaaaactctgaattcaaacctctgtttctttgcagctatacccaatcatggaaaaggcttcgggagtcaaccctgaggaaaaatcaggagctggcgaccctaaggcagtttgcagcacccagtgctacactctggcagaacctgcgatgccgctaaccccaaactgtatcggcactgccgttcctttggatacatcagctgcatggagagggaggaactgatgtgtgggcaacatcgttccaaccacagctaatgcccagacaTTCATCTCACCGAGATGATCCATAGGAGGCCATAGAATGATGCCTGAGAGTCCAACCAAATCTATTGGGCACCAGACTGTGTTTGGGGAAAGTAACgctggttggtcattgtggtaCTTTACCTTCTTACAGGGTCATTATCTGTAGATAAAAGTTGCATTGTATAATACGATTTTtacaatagagctgggtggctAATATGATTAAACACAATTAAACTTCAACTATAATTCACAAAAGTGGACTAAACAAGAAGATGGAACatattaaaactcttttattgtcTCCCCTACTTACTATTATTTTCTCTAACATTGAACTGGTACTCTTATGTTCAACATTCTAGGCCATTTAGAGTAGGGTCATAAATACAATTGACTGATGTTTCACAAAACCAATGTTTATGTAAGCATCCAATGTATACATCTCATGACAGTGACACATACATTATATAACAAATAGCAGTATTAACCTGGATTTTAATAGCCAAGATGTaggttttgtttcatttaatttttttatttgaaaaatattttattacaatataattattcTACAATGCTGTCATCAAGCAAACATCCCAGTCTACAACATAGTGCCCCCCACCCCTGGGTCAAAACAATTAGGCTTCAAGGAAGTAAGAAAACAAGACTTCATTAGGAATGGAAAAGCATTGCTCAAGTCTTGGTTGGGAAGAGAGTCTTTATGACCAAGTCAACAATCCCAACATTCTGTTTCACAAATGGAATGGGGATTGTTGAGTGTGGTAAAGAGCAGGAAGATGGCAGGAGTTCTTGATGTGCTTAGCAGTCTGCCAATCTCTAGCCCCCGTGTCTGGAGCTTCTGAAGCATTGGAAATAGTAGTGTGATACAGACACCAAGTAGGATatcttccagacagaacaatCATTTCAGTCAGGCTGGTGAGAGGAagcttttgttattttttgctGGCCTATTGTTTCACAAGCCTTCAGTTCAACTCTTCAGACAGTTTTGAAAAAAAGCTTCAATGAACTCAAAAACCTTAGACCatgtaaaattttataaaaagaagaatTCCATCAAATCAAATCATAGCTATGTATACAAATTCAGCTtgtaagtaaaattaaaacttaacaaaaatgtaaaataaaaaattaataaagtacaAATTTAATGAAACCTCTGTGGTTTTacacaaatactttttaaaaaatcatgataGAAACTAATGACTTATACATGTGACCAACACAAATCATCTcacaaaaaattacatttttaattcaaTAGATTGTGCACACACAAAATGAAGAAGCAATAAAGTATAACTCGGGAAGAATCAATTCAAATGCATTTTAGCATCCAATACTTtacagtttatatttttaataataacaaaaagctTTACGCAGTTTATAGTTTGTATGATTGTGAAATAGATTAATGTATG is part of the Biomphalaria glabrata chromosome 2, xgBioGlab47.1, whole genome shotgun sequence genome and harbors:
- the LOC129924808 gene encoding uncharacterized protein LOC129924808 — encoded protein: MRRKKKEDWKQHGYQKAETIQTSLDGEFYFVGKVLGFEPAEKHRKGRTHICKIHARSMSVEKDIRYELLARLCPNSTGVEIRSVGTEAGMFAIRVHRKMATEKDFLEAVNKVIKAYAKSSATPCYMTYNEINCSLIEMSTRESVQNLCLLTDLTLNLSESLFVFMMFYFNLLNHGIFLIKYVVSVVFTFVSNLFHLDVPLQFKIIASQTSCRIAGNEYGHFI